One genomic segment of Vibrio penaeicida includes these proteins:
- a CDS encoding sensor histidine kinase — protein MSSGVPNNNSDTSSASKSDGIISTLKTMNRHSFAVRLLIYIVLCTSVLAVTITAVQLYWDYKKEVQLLQDSISSLEQSLTSSISNSLWNLDEEQMLIQANGILNVSSVEYVGIFSFHNGTLNSVVEIGEQSPLNELSHLYDLVHKEEKIGGLRIEASYELIYGKLWEKSIVILQTQLVKIFLVAMCVLYVVYHVVIKHINRISSFVQGHKLDSNESGDLLSLDRSNHQDELDTLVESINALYHRIDSELGKRKKMNNQLEYERDFTRVIIQSSPSLICSLNDQFEIQLVNSEVEALLGVEERDLIGENWFGYFVNEDVERESEQELIENIPEFDLVFTMRDQEGKQRFLQWRVVENKEQKRVMCFGIDVTDLTNAENQLISLNRELEQKVKDRTHSLEEANHELSDTLSKLEETQESLIEAEKMASLGSLVGGVAHEINTPLGISVTATSFIDEKVNVLQTGFETGKLSKKQFSGAIESLKESAQILTANLSRAEQLVSSFKQVAVDQSSESVYPFNVKENLEKVLLSLSHELKVANVSVEVDCPDNIHIESYPSCYIQIYTNLIANSIRHGFDEWSGDKNIFIHVSTNEENLIICYKDTGQGVDEQILKRIFEPFVTTKRGKGGSGLGANIIYNIVNQLLKGKIECSSELGHGAEFVITVPLQLDLQDKQESA, from the coding sequence ATGAGTTCAGGTGTTCCTAATAATAATTCGGACACTTCTAGCGCAAGTAAGTCTGATGGGATCATTTCAACGTTAAAGACAATGAATAGGCACAGTTTTGCTGTTCGATTGCTGATCTATATTGTTTTGTGTACGTCTGTACTTGCGGTCACTATTACGGCTGTACAACTTTACTGGGACTACAAAAAAGAAGTTCAACTCCTTCAAGATTCCATCAGTTCGCTAGAGCAAAGCTTAACGTCCTCTATTTCAAATAGCTTGTGGAATTTGGATGAAGAGCAGATGCTGATTCAAGCAAACGGTATTTTGAACGTTTCTAGCGTTGAGTACGTCGGTATCTTTTCATTTCACAATGGCACGCTTAACTCTGTGGTAGAAATTGGAGAGCAAAGCCCCCTCAATGAGTTAAGCCATCTCTATGATTTGGTCCACAAAGAGGAAAAAATTGGTGGGCTAAGAATTGAAGCATCTTATGAGCTGATTTATGGAAAACTTTGGGAAAAATCCATCGTTATTCTTCAAACTCAATTAGTGAAGATTTTTCTTGTCGCGATGTGCGTTCTTTATGTGGTTTATCACGTTGTGATCAAGCACATCAATCGCATTTCCTCTTTCGTTCAAGGGCACAAACTGGACAGCAACGAATCGGGGGATTTGTTGAGTTTGGATAGAAGTAATCATCAAGATGAGCTGGATACGTTAGTCGAATCTATTAATGCTTTATACCATCGTATTGATTCGGAGCTCGGCAAACGTAAAAAAATGAACAACCAGCTTGAATATGAACGTGATTTTACCCGTGTAATTATTCAATCTTCGCCTTCTTTGATCTGTTCTTTAAATGACCAATTTGAAATTCAACTGGTTAACTCTGAAGTGGAGGCGCTTCTTGGGGTGGAAGAACGTGACCTGATAGGAGAAAACTGGTTTGGGTATTTTGTGAATGAAGACGTAGAGAGGGAAAGCGAGCAGGAATTGATCGAAAATATTCCCGAATTCGATTTGGTTTTTACAATGCGAGATCAAGAAGGGAAGCAACGGTTTTTACAATGGCGTGTTGTTGAAAATAAAGAGCAAAAGCGAGTCATGTGCTTCGGTATAGATGTTACCGATTTGACGAACGCGGAAAACCAATTGATCTCGCTAAACCGAGAGTTAGAGCAAAAAGTGAAAGACAGAACACACTCTCTAGAAGAAGCAAACCATGAACTTTCCGATACTCTTAGCAAGCTTGAAGAAACGCAAGAATCGTTAATTGAAGCGGAAAAAATGGCCTCTCTCGGTAGCTTGGTTGGAGGGGTTGCTCACGAAATCAATACGCCACTTGGTATAAGCGTTACAGCAACAAGCTTTATAGACGAAAAAGTAAACGTACTGCAAACGGGATTTGAAACAGGGAAGCTGTCTAAAAAACAGTTTTCTGGTGCGATAGAGTCGCTAAAAGAGTCTGCTCAGATTCTTACTGCAAACCTTTCTCGGGCGGAGCAACTGGTATCAAGCTTCAAACAAGTTGCGGTTGATCAGAGTAGTGAGTCTGTCTACCCGTTTAATGTGAAAGAAAACTTAGAGAAAGTGTTGCTCTCATTGTCTCATGAGCTAAAAGTAGCCAATGTGAGTGTCGAGGTGGATTGCCCCGATAACATTCATATCGAGAGTTATCCGAGCTGTTACATTCAGATTTATACCAATCTTATTGCCAATAGTATCAGACATGGATTTGATGAATGGAGCGGGGATAAGAATATCTTCATACATGTCTCTACCAACGAAGAAAACTTAATTATTTGCTACAAGGACACAGGACAAGGTGTTGACGAACAAATACTTAAGCGCATATTTGAACCATTTGTCACTACCAAACGAGGGAAAGGCGGAAGTGGATTAGGTGCGAATATTATCTACAACATAGTTAACCAGCTGTTGAAAGGGAAAATTGAGTGCTCTTCTGAGCTTGGACATGGGGCTGAGTTTGTTATTACCGTACCGCTACAACTAGATCTTCAAGATAAGCAAGAATCGGCATAG
- a CDS encoding coiled-coil domain-containing protein, with protein sequence MYASNTKKAILASTALGLICSPMYLWAGKGGSPNGKPFVELRNQISSVEERVSTLEEQVDVLVARVDTIEERVGANEDAILALQVENESLQAQINSNDGDISALQAEVDNNNALISYLEDEIVTINNMLLTKQQIVSGTCPSGQAIREILSNGSVVCEVDDVGNGSNITQYRVYNYVYVGYNSSGSAYATCPSGSILTGGGSAHYSGYRGYEQSRPYQASGVVGANSWQSRTWYAYLRYPYYSTYLYSYAVCIKHN encoded by the coding sequence ATGTATGCGTCAAATACCAAGAAAGCAATACTTGCATCCACAGCCCTAGGGCTAATATGTTCACCCATGTATTTGTGGGCAGGTAAAGGCGGGAGCCCTAATGGAAAGCCTTTTGTTGAGCTTAGAAATCAAATCTCTTCGGTTGAAGAAAGAGTGAGTACATTAGAAGAGCAAGTTGACGTATTAGTCGCAAGAGTGGACACGATTGAAGAGCGAGTCGGTGCTAATGAAGATGCTATCTTAGCGCTTCAAGTCGAGAACGAATCCCTTCAGGCGCAAATAAACAGTAATGATGGAGACATAAGTGCGCTGCAAGCGGAAGTAGACAATAACAATGCACTGATTTCGTATCTTGAGGACGAAATTGTAACGATAAACAATATGCTCCTGACTAAGCAGCAAATTGTGTCTGGTACTTGTCCGTCTGGTCAGGCGATTAGAGAGATTTTGTCAAATGGCAGTGTAGTATGTGAAGTGGATGATGTCGGTAATGGGAGCAACATTACTCAGTATAGAGTCTACAACTATGTCTACGTTGGTTATAATTCTTCTGGTTCGGCCTACGCAACTTGTCCCTCTGGTTCCATACTGACAGGCGGTGGTTCAGCCCATTATTCTGGTTACCGTGGGTATGAGCAGTCACGACCCTATCAGGCTTCTGGCGTTGTAGGTGCTAATTCTTGGCAGTCACGCACTTGGTATGCGTATCTACGTTATCCATATTACAGCACTTACTTGTATTCGTATGCGGTATGCATTAAGCACAATTAG
- a CDS encoding adenosine deaminase, which produces MKAFIQHLPKVELHLHIEGSLEPELMFELAKRNKVSIPFSSIQEVRDAYHFHNLQSFLDIYYQGANVLVKEEDFYDLTWAYLLRCKQDNVVHTEIFFDPQTHTDRGISFHTVISGISKALDKAGSELGISSQIIMCFLRHLDEEAALNTLQEALPYKEKIIGVGLDSSEVGHPPEKFERVFAKARSEGFLTVAHAGEEGPAQNIIDALDMLKTSRIDHGVRCVDDEALVQRLVENQIPLTVCPLSNTKLKVFEHMSQHNIVDLLRKGVCVTINSDDPAYFGGYMTDNFLAVSEALNPTRQELAQFSLNAIEASFISPPYKETLRDTVIKLSCE; this is translated from the coding sequence ATGAAAGCATTCATCCAGCACCTCCCAAAAGTAGAGCTCCATCTGCATATAGAAGGGTCTCTTGAGCCAGAATTAATGTTTGAACTGGCTAAACGCAACAAGGTTTCCATTCCATTTAGCAGTATTCAGGAGGTAAGAGATGCGTACCACTTCCATAATCTGCAATCCTTTTTAGATATCTATTACCAAGGAGCCAATGTACTGGTTAAAGAGGAAGATTTTTATGACCTTACATGGGCATATTTGCTGAGATGCAAGCAAGATAATGTGGTACATACAGAGATCTTTTTCGATCCTCAAACCCACACCGACCGAGGCATTTCATTTCACACTGTTATCAGCGGTATCTCAAAAGCACTGGATAAGGCGGGATCAGAGCTCGGAATCAGCAGTCAAATCATCATGTGTTTTTTGCGTCACCTCGATGAAGAAGCTGCATTGAACACCTTACAAGAAGCGTTACCCTACAAAGAAAAAATCATCGGTGTCGGTCTGGATTCATCCGAAGTTGGGCATCCACCAGAAAAGTTCGAGCGAGTATTTGCAAAAGCACGCTCTGAGGGTTTCTTAACGGTAGCGCACGCTGGAGAGGAAGGTCCTGCACAAAACATCATTGATGCCTTGGATATGCTAAAGACATCTAGAATCGACCATGGCGTTCGCTGTGTTGACGACGAGGCACTGGTTCAGCGACTGGTCGAAAACCAAATTCCATTGACTGTCTGCCCACTTTCCAATACCAAATTAAAAGTATTCGAGCATATGAGTCAGCACAACATCGTCGACCTACTCAGAAAAGGCGTGTGCGTTACCATCAATTCGGACGATCCAGCCTACTTCGGTGGCTATATGACGGATAACTTCCTTGCCGTCTCAGAGGCTCTCAATCCAACGCGGCAGGAACTAGCGCAGTTTTCTCTAAATGCTATTGAAGCCAGCTTTATTTCGCCACCATACAAAGAAACATTGCGCGATACGGTCATTAAGTTATCTTGCGAATAA
- a CDS encoding response regulator transcription factor, with amino-acid sequence MQVLIIDDDNQFAGALADYLELKGVECDFAYNGQSGLSLALQGDTDVIILDVNMPKMDGYEVCRMLREARIQTPVLMMTAYDTVEDELEGFRSGVDDFVVKPCPMPVVWARLQALSKRTKPNVSSNLSIGDLELDLNTQEAYRSGKKLKMTPIGWRILHYLVIQSPRVVPRPELENAVWPDDPVEPGNLNVQLSNLRKVLDKPFGSPLLHTRINAGIQVKVLE; translated from the coding sequence ATGCAAGTCTTAATCATTGATGACGATAACCAATTTGCTGGCGCACTTGCAGATTATTTAGAGTTGAAAGGTGTTGAGTGTGATTTCGCCTATAACGGACAAAGCGGGCTCTCGCTCGCGCTACAAGGCGATACAGATGTCATCATATTGGATGTAAACATGCCCAAAATGGATGGATATGAGGTATGTAGAATGCTGCGAGAAGCGCGTATTCAAACTCCTGTATTGATGATGACCGCATACGACACGGTTGAAGATGAGCTGGAAGGCTTCCGTAGTGGTGTCGATGATTTTGTTGTAAAGCCTTGCCCGATGCCTGTTGTTTGGGCGAGATTGCAGGCGCTGTCTAAACGCACGAAGCCGAATGTCTCGAGTAACCTATCCATCGGCGATTTAGAACTCGATTTGAATACACAAGAAGCCTATCGGTCAGGAAAAAAATTGAAAATGACGCCCATCGGGTGGCGTATTCTTCATTATTTGGTTATTCAAAGCCCTAGGGTGGTCCCTAGACCTGAATTGGAAAATGCCGTTTGGCCAGATGATCCGGTAGAACCGGGGAATCTTAATGTACAGCTGAGTAATTTGAGAAAGGTTCTAGACAAACCCTTTGGTTCTCCTCTACTGCACACACGCATTAATGCTGGTATTCAGGTGAAGGTATTGGAATGA
- a CDS encoding BatD family protein, with amino-acid sequence MVIRNFLSSVRWFFSFTVLLALATPTAFANDAVATATVSRTSVAKDEVFQLKVSVNKRVSNSKVDFSILQPAFYMGRPSFGSYTNSVNGKTTVSSEWTVALAATQTGILKIPSFDIDGAKTAPIAIQVTNDRNARTQDDVIQLAANIEKSDLYEGERTTLHARLIIKADLRRLQNTNIESAFGEGLSIEPIGESNQYQSVVDGVEATVVDQSFYVIPERAGTLTLHPPRLKGALIESSGTRSSGTRLIQLDKSAPAITLTVKAKPSTYQGAWLPTPSLMVDQLWQDEEGNRITSDAFTTKVGSPIQRTLVIRAKNLSQQQMPNLKVTYPAQIRVYDEAPQFSQGNNGDIIMTVKQVLIAKETGQFELPAVSVRWWNSETGREQTSTASPMSVTVEEGEVSDSIPVVQPVLPQQTITVTDSGFWPYLTALFALLWLATLALLWNVKRSPKYTPSKPINMKSDNSIEQLIQAVKNKDGILFDRIFREWAETIQLNDAILSQANTFRQSLYGKGEVIFDEHKFISEINGANKQKIADSSKVLASL; translated from the coding sequence ATGGTAATTCGTAACTTCTTATCATCCGTACGGTGGTTTTTCTCCTTCACTGTCTTATTGGCTCTTGCAACACCAACTGCATTTGCAAACGATGCCGTTGCAACGGCAACAGTGAGCCGAACCAGCGTCGCCAAAGATGAAGTATTTCAACTCAAAGTGTCAGTCAATAAGCGTGTATCGAACAGCAAAGTCGACTTTTCTATATTGCAGCCTGCCTTTTACATGGGGCGACCTAGTTTTGGGTCGTACACCAATTCGGTTAATGGAAAAACGACCGTTAGTAGTGAGTGGACCGTAGCACTAGCCGCAACCCAAACGGGCATTTTGAAAATCCCAAGTTTCGATATAGACGGTGCAAAAACGGCTCCCATCGCCATTCAAGTGACTAACGACAGAAATGCGCGTACCCAAGATGATGTCATTCAGCTCGCCGCCAATATTGAAAAAAGCGATTTGTATGAAGGCGAACGTACAACGCTTCATGCAAGACTGATCATCAAAGCGGATCTTCGGCGCTTGCAGAATACCAACATTGAGTCAGCCTTTGGTGAAGGATTATCTATCGAACCGATTGGTGAAAGTAACCAATACCAATCGGTTGTCGATGGTGTGGAAGCGACGGTTGTCGATCAGTCGTTCTACGTCATTCCTGAGCGTGCAGGTACATTAACGCTGCACCCTCCTCGCCTAAAAGGGGCACTCATTGAAAGCTCAGGGACAAGAAGCAGCGGTACTCGACTCATTCAACTTGATAAAAGTGCTCCTGCCATCACCTTAACGGTGAAAGCGAAGCCTTCCACGTATCAAGGTGCGTGGCTCCCTACACCATCGTTGATGGTGGATCAGCTTTGGCAAGATGAAGAAGGTAATCGCATTACTTCTGATGCCTTCACAACAAAAGTAGGTTCTCCTATACAACGAACATTAGTGATCCGAGCAAAGAATTTGAGCCAGCAACAAATGCCAAACTTAAAGGTGACCTATCCTGCACAAATTCGTGTGTACGATGAAGCGCCTCAGTTCTCTCAAGGGAATAATGGCGACATTATCATGACCGTTAAGCAGGTATTGATCGCAAAGGAGACAGGACAATTCGAATTGCCTGCGGTAAGTGTTCGATGGTGGAATAGCGAAACGGGTCGAGAGCAAACATCAACCGCCAGCCCTATGTCCGTTACAGTAGAAGAAGGCGAAGTCAGTGATTCTATTCCAGTCGTGCAGCCAGTTTTACCACAACAAACCATCACTGTTACTGACAGCGGCTTCTGGCCATATCTAACGGCTCTATTCGCTCTGCTTTGGTTAGCCACGTTGGCGCTTTTATGGAACGTTAAACGCAGTCCAAAATATACGCCATCTAAACCTATCAACATGAAATCAGACAATTCTATAGAGCAGCTGATTCAAGCAGTAAAAAACAAAGATGGCATTTTGTTCGATAGAATATTTAGGGAGTGGGCGGAAACCATACAACTCAACGACGCTATCCTCAGCCAAGCTAACACTTTCAGACAAAGCTTGTATGGCAAGGGCGAAGTGATATTTGATGAGCACAAATTTATCAGTGAAATCAATGGTGCAAACAAGCAAAAAATTGCAGATTCTTCCAAAGTGCTTGCGTCACTTTAG
- a CDS encoding HD domain-containing phosphohydrolase: MMGNDDQFLFSDHEEESEIEEHETWKVLIVDDDADIHKVTQFVLNDFEYLGRKLNFVNAYSAAEAKEVFVEHDDIAVVFLDVVMESNHAGLDLVDWLRVEQGNKTSRIILRTGQPGDAPESEVIKKYEINDYKNKTELTATKLNTTLCAALRSYRDIMVIENTKKGLNTIINSSASILVEGDGGHWLDGILSQLSALLHLGEVHAFNFAAQEVEGKWQVVASSEGGEGLIGKELNEFISCSVDDVTTTKDRFIQVKDEEFLIPVKVNKSVGLLIVHCPRSSIEENIEILDIFIRNITIAYEKVILLNEVRDTQKEIAYRLGEVVETRSKESGSHVKRVAEISRFLASKYGLPPEQCEKIKLASPLHDIGKIAIPDAVLNKPGKLDADEWVTMMSHASVGAEILRGSNLEILNIAANIAGHHHEKWDGSGYPNKISAESIPIEARITALADVFDALASKRCYKDPWPSEKIFELFQQEAGKHFDPKLTEIFLENFDELQGIRGSFPD, from the coding sequence ATGATGGGAAATGATGATCAATTCCTCTTTTCAGATCATGAAGAAGAATCGGAAATTGAAGAACATGAGACATGGAAGGTCTTAATCGTTGATGACGATGCTGACATTCATAAAGTCACCCAGTTTGTTCTCAACGATTTCGAGTATCTGGGAAGAAAGCTTAACTTTGTAAACGCATACTCTGCAGCAGAAGCTAAAGAGGTATTTGTAGAACACGACGATATCGCAGTTGTATTTCTCGATGTAGTTATGGAATCTAACCATGCTGGGCTTGATCTTGTCGACTGGTTACGTGTAGAGCAAGGAAACAAAACCAGCAGAATCATTTTGCGAACAGGTCAGCCTGGTGATGCTCCTGAATCCGAAGTCATTAAAAAGTACGAAATTAATGACTACAAAAACAAAACCGAGCTAACAGCGACAAAACTAAACACCACCCTTTGCGCAGCGTTGCGTTCTTATCGCGACATTATGGTGATCGAAAACACCAAAAAAGGGCTTAATACGATCATCAATTCTTCAGCATCTATTTTGGTTGAAGGAGACGGTGGGCATTGGCTAGACGGGATTCTTTCTCAACTTTCTGCTTTGCTGCATCTTGGCGAAGTTCACGCGTTTAACTTTGCTGCGCAAGAAGTGGAAGGAAAATGGCAGGTCGTCGCATCTTCCGAGGGTGGCGAAGGGCTCATTGGTAAGGAACTGAATGAGTTTATATCCTGCTCCGTTGACGATGTCACCACGACTAAAGATCGCTTTATCCAAGTAAAAGATGAAGAATTTCTCATCCCAGTCAAAGTGAATAAAAGCGTTGGTCTACTGATCGTACACTGCCCAAGAAGCAGCATTGAAGAAAACATTGAAATACTCGATATATTCATCCGAAACATCACCATCGCTTATGAGAAAGTCATTTTGCTCAATGAGGTTCGTGATACCCAAAAAGAAATTGCCTATCGTCTTGGGGAAGTGGTGGAGACACGCTCAAAAGAATCGGGGAGCCACGTTAAGCGAGTAGCCGAAATATCGCGCTTTCTTGCATCAAAATATGGCTTACCACCTGAGCAATGTGAAAAGATAAAACTTGCGTCGCCGCTACACGACATTGGCAAAATTGCGATTCCCGATGCCGTACTCAATAAGCCAGGAAAGCTCGATGCTGATGAGTGGGTTACCATGATGTCTCATGCTAGTGTAGGCGCAGAGATCCTACGCGGTTCTAACCTAGAGATCTTGAATATCGCAGCGAACATTGCTGGTCACCATCACGAGAAATGGGACGGTTCAGGCTACCCGAATAAAATATCAGCCGAATCAATCCCAATTGAGGCTCGTATCACCGCACTGGCAGACGTTTTTGACGCGTTGGCTTCCAAACGTTGCTACAAAGACCCTTGGCCAAGTGAAAAAATATTCGAATTATTCCAACAAGAAGCAGGGAAACATTTTGATCCTAAGCTGACCGAAATTTTTCTTGAAAACTTCGACGAATTGCAAGGGATACGGGGGTCATTTCCCGACTAG
- a CDS encoding sensor histidine kinase, giving the protein MQKLVLFGFFLVIDMIIIAMVQYSLSLEKVSNTAAWMDVRAMVRHLEKDPDSSVTTLSSTKVYRSWEILPDHIKKTFGSAENVHAEDETAIMKEINGEEYHISIMSHLLSNGEYVYLLSQYPVEDIEWLIEEFANTVIEQSIWSLICFSAILVLVALWWMRSIGAPFVHLNRWASTLGTPKEEPRPKYRFTELNELAKQLEDAIDRVSRFNERETQFLRHASHELRTPLAIMQASLDTIDEQIPPSRPLKRARYALDNMQSLTQSLLWLARESGQPLDKTDQNLRHCCEQLVEDLSYLRQQKSLTVNVKGESQLSANPDLLNIVLSNLIRNAFQYAEHGEVEISVGDEAVCISNSANYQGRQSSGFGLGLELVKRICQTQLWHFDFAAKDGMVHVTVKFEKKDMLSA; this is encoded by the coding sequence ATGCAAAAGTTGGTTCTTTTCGGTTTTTTCCTTGTGATCGATATGATCATTATCGCAATGGTTCAGTATTCTCTGAGTCTTGAAAAAGTATCGAATACGGCCGCTTGGATGGATGTTCGAGCCATGGTTCGCCACTTAGAGAAAGACCCTGACTCTAGCGTAACAACGCTGTCTTCCACAAAAGTGTATCGAAGCTGGGAAATCCTTCCCGACCACATTAAAAAAACGTTTGGGTCGGCTGAGAATGTCCATGCGGAAGATGAAACTGCGATAATGAAAGAGATAAACGGTGAGGAATACCATATTTCCATCATGTCTCACCTTCTCAGTAATGGAGAATATGTCTATCTTCTTAGCCAATATCCCGTGGAAGACATTGAATGGCTTATTGAAGAGTTTGCGAATACAGTCATTGAGCAAAGTATTTGGTCGTTGATCTGTTTTTCTGCCATTTTAGTGCTTGTTGCGCTTTGGTGGATGAGAAGTATCGGCGCGCCATTTGTGCACCTTAATCGGTGGGCTTCGACATTAGGTACGCCGAAAGAAGAGCCTCGCCCTAAATATCGATTTACCGAGCTCAACGAATTGGCTAAACAGTTGGAAGATGCCATTGATCGCGTTAGCCGATTCAATGAACGTGAAACCCAGTTTTTAAGACACGCAAGCCACGAACTCCGTACACCTTTGGCAATAATGCAGGCGTCTCTCGACACCATAGATGAGCAAATCCCTCCTTCAAGACCCTTAAAGCGTGCTCGCTATGCCTTGGATAATATGCAGTCATTAACACAATCTCTGTTGTGGCTTGCAAGAGAATCAGGACAACCGTTAGACAAAACCGATCAGAATTTACGGCATTGTTGTGAACAGCTGGTGGAAGATTTAAGTTACCTCAGGCAACAAAAATCACTCACAGTTAATGTGAAAGGAGAGAGCCAGCTATCGGCCAACCCCGATCTACTTAATATTGTGCTGAGTAACCTGATTCGAAATGCCTTTCAGTACGCCGAACATGGTGAAGTTGAAATATCAGTGGGTGATGAGGCGGTGTGTATTTCAAACTCTGCGAATTACCAAGGGCGTCAATCCAGTGGTTTTGGCTTGGGATTAGAGTTGGTGAAAAGGATATGTCAAACGCAGCTGTGGCATTTCGATTTTGCTGCTAAAGACGGGATGGTGCACGTTACCGTGAAGTTCGAGAAAAAAGACATGCTATCAGCGTAG
- a CDS encoding methyl-accepting chemotaxis protein, with protein MSVKSKLVTAIGCLIAFTILVTSVIGYFEFKTATTDDYRKNLSDKSFLVAKAVESKMNKYFTALETTSAGITLDSEGVPEISERVIDALTHGKQSLKVLNMYVGLPDGTTYDVNGLIPDFNAKQKQREWFIQGFSGAARSVTNPYLSTTGDLTMSAVIPYRRNGEIKAVIGLSLKMSDITDYINELSAEPNLFVSRVDGFLMAASYPDFVGKNIYELRPSYREFGTHKSSEHSYNVPDKGDFYVVSSRIDSLGWSVWAWASWDDINEPSNTMVKINGIAGLVFAVIGIVVVYVAVEKLMYGPIGGEPKEIEEFVNRIANGDLTMIRPLEGSETGVYRSTLIMGESIKQIIGNINTSSAALTDLSGQLESSSNQVNRSSESQMMQLEQVATAMNEMTATVAEVAQNAMQASTSSNDASESSTQGLGVVSQMNTDINLLVNNIESVQSSILEVEKETMNVGGILDVIRGIAEQTNLLALNAAIEAARAGEQGRGFAVVADEVRNLANKTQESTNEIQSMISVLQEQAKQSVSLMEENAENAKKTLVKSDEASQSLQVIQEEISKIQDMNNQIATAAEEQSHVATDINENVVNVNDLARSTVQDVQGNVQTALELNSVSSELQRSVNRFKV; from the coding sequence ATGAGTGTGAAATCTAAGCTGGTAACCGCAATCGGTTGCTTGATCGCGTTTACAATTCTTGTGACTTCCGTCATTGGATATTTTGAATTCAAAACGGCCACAACCGACGACTATCGTAAGAACCTTTCAGATAAATCATTTTTAGTTGCGAAAGCTGTCGAAAGCAAGATGAACAAATACTTCACAGCATTGGAAACGACAAGTGCAGGTATAACGCTTGATAGTGAGGGCGTACCGGAGATAAGCGAGCGCGTTATCGATGCGCTGACACACGGCAAGCAAAGCTTAAAAGTGCTGAATATGTATGTTGGGTTGCCTGATGGCACGACGTACGATGTTAACGGTCTGATTCCCGACTTCAATGCCAAACAAAAGCAGCGCGAATGGTTTATTCAAGGCTTTAGTGGTGCAGCGCGTTCAGTCACCAATCCTTATCTGTCTACGACAGGGGACTTAACCATGTCGGCGGTGATCCCTTACCGTCGAAATGGTGAGATAAAAGCTGTAATTGGTCTGAGTTTAAAGATGAGCGATATCACCGACTACATTAATGAACTCTCGGCTGAGCCAAATCTATTTGTATCACGTGTTGATGGTTTCTTAATGGCCGCCAGTTACCCTGATTTTGTTGGTAAGAACATCTATGAGTTGCGTCCAAGCTATCGCGAATTCGGCACTCATAAAAGCAGTGAACACTCTTACAACGTGCCTGATAAGGGGGATTTTTACGTTGTGTCTTCCCGAATTGATTCGTTGGGATGGTCTGTTTGGGCTTGGGCGTCGTGGGACGATATTAACGAACCTTCGAATACTATGGTGAAGATCAATGGGATTGCAGGGCTTGTTTTTGCGGTTATTGGTATCGTTGTCGTGTATGTTGCGGTCGAAAAATTGATGTATGGCCCAATCGGTGGTGAACCTAAAGAGATTGAAGAGTTCGTTAACCGAATTGCTAATGGCGATTTAACGATGATTCGCCCACTTGAAGGAAGCGAAACAGGGGTGTATCGCTCGACATTGATCATGGGGGAAAGCATTAAACAGATCATTGGAAATATTAATACCTCGTCTGCCGCCCTTACCGATTTATCTGGTCAACTCGAATCTTCTTCAAATCAGGTAAACCGCTCATCCGAGTCTCAAATGATGCAACTAGAGCAAGTGGCAACCGCAATGAACGAAATGACAGCAACCGTTGCTGAAGTTGCCCAAAATGCAATGCAAGCATCGACTTCTTCCAACGATGCAAGTGAGTCATCCACTCAGGGGCTTGGTGTCGTTAGCCAAATGAACACAGACATCAACTTGCTGGTTAATAATATCGAAAGTGTTCAATCTTCGATCTTGGAAGTTGAAAAGGAAACGATGAATGTGGGTGGGATTTTAGACGTTATTCGCGGTATTGCTGAGCAAACCAACTTACTCGCTCTGAATGCCGCGATTGAGGCTGCCCGTGCTGGCGAACAAGGTCGTGGTTTTGCTGTAGTGGCAGATGAAGTTCGTAACCTCGCCAATAAAACTCAGGAAAGCACCAATGAAATCCAATCTATGATTTCGGTGCTTCAAGAGCAAGCGAAACAGTCTGTGAGTTTAATGGAAGAAAACGCTGAAAACGCTAAGAAGACCTTAGTAAAATCGGACGAAGCAAGTCAATCACTGCAAGTGATACAAGAAGAAATTAGCAAAATTCAGGACATGAATAATCAGATTGCTACAGCTGCAGAAGAGCAGTCTCATGTTGCGACGGATATTAATGAAAACGTGGTGAATGTGAACGATCTGGCTCGCAGTACTGTTCAAGATGTTCAAGGCAATGTCCAGACAGCGTTGGAATTGAACTCTGTTTCCAGCGAATTACAACGCTCGGTGAATCGCTTTAAAGTATAA